A region of Pyxidicoccus parkwaysis DNA encodes the following proteins:
- a CDS encoding glutathione S-transferase family protein, which yields MRLYDYAPSANGYKVRLLLSWLDRPYELVPVDIFAGQSHTEDFVRNKNPDGRVPVLEPEPGRFLAESNAILLYLARGTPLLPEDAFECAHVHQWLFFEQNSMEPNVGTVRFWQLTGRASRHPETFRLRTERGHEALAAMERHLRGRTFLVGERPTVADISLYAYTHVAPEGGFDLGRYPAVSAWLERVKARPGHIGALAPYTANAHVVTSTAA from the coding sequence ATGCGCCTGTACGACTACGCCCCTTCCGCCAACGGCTACAAGGTCCGCCTCCTGCTTTCGTGGCTGGACAGGCCCTATGAGTTGGTCCCCGTGGACATCTTCGCGGGCCAGAGCCACACGGAGGACTTCGTCCGGAACAAGAACCCCGACGGCCGCGTCCCCGTGCTGGAGCCGGAGCCCGGCCGCTTCCTCGCCGAGTCCAATGCCATCCTGCTCTACCTCGCGCGCGGCACGCCGCTCTTGCCCGAGGACGCCTTCGAGTGCGCCCACGTCCACCAGTGGCTCTTCTTCGAGCAGAACAGCATGGAGCCCAACGTGGGCACCGTGCGCTTCTGGCAACTGACGGGGCGGGCGTCGCGCCATCCGGAGACGTTCCGCCTGCGCACGGAGCGTGGCCACGAAGCGCTGGCCGCGATGGAGCGCCACCTGCGCGGACGGACGTTCCTCGTGGGCGAGCGCCCCACCGTCGCGGACATCTCGCTGTATGCGTACACGCATGTGGCGCCCGAGGGTGGCTTCGACCTGGGCCGCTACCCCGCCGTGTCCGCGTGGCTGGAGCGTGTGAAGGCGCGACCCGGTCACATCGGCGCGCTGGCTCCGTACACGGCGAATGCGCACGTCGTCACCTCGACGGCGGCGTGA
- a CDS encoding bifunctional transcriptional activator/DNA repair enzyme AdaA: protein MATSDYARIEQAILYLDTHAREQPSLDDVAAHVGLSPFHFQRLFTRWAGISPKRFLQVHTLSSARRLLAERRSVLDTSYSVGLSGGGRLHELFVTLTAMTPGEFKLGGEGLTIRYGIHPSPFGDCLIAACERGICGLHFLTGETAEEALTSLKEQWPHAVFEASREATASWAERIFPATSPREPTPLSVLVKGTPFQVQVWQALLRISPGQVATYEDIARAIGNPKAVRAVGSAVGDNPVALLIPCHRVLRKTGVFGDYRWGPARKKVMLAWESLRYGAENDDGAARAARA, encoded by the coding sequence ATGGCGACCAGCGACTACGCCCGAATCGAACAGGCCATCCTCTACCTCGACACCCACGCGCGCGAGCAGCCGTCCCTGGACGACGTGGCCGCGCATGTGGGGCTGAGCCCCTTCCACTTCCAGCGCCTCTTCACGCGCTGGGCGGGCATCAGCCCCAAGCGCTTCCTGCAGGTGCACACGCTCAGCTCGGCCCGCCGCCTGCTGGCCGAGCGGCGCAGCGTGCTGGACACGTCCTACTCCGTGGGCCTGTCCGGAGGCGGTCGCCTGCACGAGCTCTTCGTCACCCTCACCGCGATGACGCCGGGCGAGTTCAAGCTCGGAGGCGAGGGGCTCACCATCCGCTACGGCATCCACCCGTCGCCCTTCGGCGACTGCCTCATCGCCGCCTGCGAGCGGGGCATCTGCGGCCTGCACTTCCTCACCGGAGAGACCGCGGAGGAGGCGCTGACGTCGCTGAAGGAGCAGTGGCCCCACGCCGTCTTCGAGGCGTCACGCGAGGCCACCGCGTCCTGGGCGGAGCGCATCTTCCCCGCTACGTCTCCGCGCGAGCCCACGCCGTTATCCGTGCTGGTGAAGGGCACGCCCTTCCAGGTGCAGGTGTGGCAGGCGCTGCTGCGAATCTCTCCGGGGCAGGTGGCGACCTACGAGGACATCGCCCGGGCGATTGGAAATCCGAAGGCGGTGCGCGCGGTGGGCTCGGCGGTGGGAGACAACCCGGTGGCTTTGCTCATCCCCTGCCACCGCGTGCTGCGCAAGACGGGCGTCTTCGGTGACTACCGCTGGGGGCCCGCGCGCAAGAAGGTGATGCTCGCGTGGGAGTCGCTGCGCTACGGCGCGGAGAACGACGACGGCGCGGCGCGGGCCGCGCGGGCCTGA